From Rhodovibrio salinarum DSM 9154:
GGCGACCCGGTCACCCGCGAGCGGAAAGACACGCGCGATGTTCGACAATCTTCAGGAACGCCTGGGCAAGGTCTTCGAGGGCCTGACCAAGCGCGGCGCGCTGACGGAAGAGGACGTCGACGCCGCCCTGCGCGAGGTCCGGGTCGCGCTCCTGGAGGCCGACGTCGCGCTGCCCGTCGTCAAGCAGTTCATTGCCGACGTGCGCGAGCGTGCGGTTGGCCAGGAAGTGCTGCGCTCCGTCACGCCGGGCCAGCAGGTCGTCAAGGTGGTCAACGACCGCTTGGTCGAGATGCTGGGCGGCGAGCAGTCCGAGATCACGCTCAAGACCGAGCCGCCGACCCCGATCATGCTGGTCGGTTTGCAGGGCTCGGGTAAGACGACGACCACCGGCAAGCTCGCCAAGCGGCTGAAGGAAAAGCAGAAGAAGCGCGTGCTGATGGCCTCGCTGGACGTCCAGCGCCCGGCCGCGCAGGACCAGTTGAAGCAGCTCGGCTGGCAGGTCGGCGTCGACACGCTGGACAACGTGCCCGGCGAGCCGCCCAAGGCGATCGCCAAGCGCGCGCTGCAACAGGCCACGCTTGGTGGCTATGACGTCGTGCTGCTGGATACCGCCGGGCGGCTGGCGATCGACGACGAACTGATGCGCGAGGTCGCCGAGATCCGCGACGCGGCGCAGCCGACCGAGTCGCTCCTGGTTTGCGACGCCATGACCGGCCAGGACGCGGTGACGACGGCCGAGCGCTTCCGTGACGAGGTCGGTCTGACCGGCGTGGTGCTGACCCGTGTTGACGGCGATGCGCGCGGCGGTGCCGCGCTGTCGATGCGCCAGGTCACCGGCAAGCCGATCAAGCTGATCGGTACCGGCGAGAAGCTGGAGGAACTGGAGCCCTTCTACCCGGATCGGATCGCCAACCGGATTCTGGGCATGGGCGACGTCGTCTCGCTGGTCGAGAAGGCGCAGGAATCGATCGAGGAAGAAGACGCCCAGAAGCTCGAGAAGAAGCTTCAGAAGGGCCGCTTCGACCTCGATGACATGGCCCAGCAGTACAAGCAGCTGCAGAAGATGGGCGGCATGTCGCAGCTGATGAACATGATGCCCGGCATGGGCAAGATGGGTAAGCAGCTGCAGAACGCGAAGTTCGACGAAAAGGCGCTGAACCGGCAGCTCGCGATCATCTCCTCGATGACCAAGGATGAGCGCAAGCGCCCCGAGTTGATCAAGGCGTCGCGCAAGCAGCGCATCGCCAAGGGCTCCGGCATGACCGTCCAGGACGTCAACAAGCTGCTGAAGCAGCATGCTGAAGCCCAGAAGATGATGAAGCGCGTCAAGAAGATGGGGAAGAAAGGCCTGCAGCGCCACGGCATGCCCGGCATGGACCAGCTGGGTGGCGGTGGTGGCGGCATGCCGCCCGGCGGCTTCCCCGGCGGCCGGCGGTAAGAACGGCCGGCGCCAAGCCATGCCTCTTTGATTACACGGCCGCCGCGGCGGCCGCCAACGCCCGAGACACCCGTTTAAGAGAGACGAAAAGGACTTCGACCATGGCTCTTGCGATCCGACTGCAGCGCGGCGGCGCCAAGAAGCGCCCGCACTTCCGCATCGTGGTGGCGGACAACCGCTCCCCGCGCGACGGCCGGTTCATCGAGACGCTTGGCTACTACAACCCGATGGTGGCGCCGGATCATCCGGACCGTCAGAAGGTGAAGACCGAGCGTGCCAAGTACTGGATCGACCAGGGCGCCAAGCCGTCGGACCGGGTGCACCGCATCCTCTCCCAGGCGCAGGTGGTGCCGGCGTTCGAGGTGCCGAAGAACCAGACCAAGAAGAACAAGCCGAAGGCCAAGGCGCAAGAGCGCATGGAAGAGGAGCGCAAGCGCCAGGAAGAGGCCGCCAAGCAGGCCGCGGAACCGGCCGACGAGGGCGAGAGCGCTAGCTAAGGCCGGCGGTCTTCAGGCGGGAGCCGCGTCATGGCCAAGCGCGCGCAGGACGACCAGCGGCTGTGCTTGGGCGTGGTCGTGGGCACCCACGGTGTCCGCGGGGTGGTGAAGATCAAGCCCTTCACCGAAAACCCGCTGGATGTCGGCGCCTATGGCCCGCTGAGCGACGAGAGCGGCCAGCGCAGCTACCAGCTGACCGTCCACGGCGTGCACAAGGGCAGCCTTCTGGCCGGCCTGTCCGGGGTCGACAACCGGGAGGCCGCGCAGGCGCTCAAGGGCTTGCGTCTGCACGTCGACCGCAGCGCCCTGCCGGCGATCGATGAGGAGGATGCCTTCTACTACGCCGACCTGCTGGGCCTGCGGGTAGAGGGCGCCGACGGCACCGCTTACGGCACCGTCACCCACGTCGACGACCACGGCGCGGGTGACGTGATCGAGGTGACCGACGCCCGTGGCAAGATCCGCGTCTGGCCGTTCACCAAGGAGGTCGTGCCGACGGTCGATCTGGCGAACGGGCGTTTGCTGGTCGACCCGCCGTCCGAAGTCGGCGAGCCCGAGCAGGGCGAGGCCGCCGAGATCGGGCCGGACGACCTGGAGACGGGCGGCAATACGGGCTAGAGCGCTGCTGGCGCGCCGCCGGGCGCACCCCGGCGCGGGGGCTGGACAAAGCGGTTTGGAGCGGGCATACACCACGGCTTTGGAGCGCCGATGAGCGCGCCGCAGCAAAACGGCGAAGCCGCGCAAGAGGCTGGCGCCCCCTGGACCGCGACGGTGCTGACGCTGTTTCCGGAGGTCTTTCCGGGGCCGCTCGGCGTTTCGCTGGCCGGCAAGGCGCTGCAGCGGGACCTCTGGCGGCTGGACGCCCGGAACATCCGGGACCATGCGCTCGACAAGCACCGCTCGGTCGACGACACGCCGTTCGGCGGCGGGGCTGGCATGGTGATGCGCCCGGACGTGGTCGACCGCGCCCTGGCAGACGTCGCCGACCGGCCGGGCCCGGTGGTCAACCTGTCGCCGCGCGGACGGCCGCTGGATCAGGCGGTGGTCCGCGATCTGGCGTCCGAGCCGGGGATCACGCTGCTGTGCGGGCGCTATGAAGGGATCGACGAGCGGGTCCTTGAGGCGCGCGGCGTGCAGGAGGTAAGCGTCGGTGACTTCGTGCTCTCGGGCGGCGAGGTGGCCGCGCTGGTCGTGCTGGATGCGGTCGTCCGTCTGCTGCCGGGCGTGATGGGCAACGTCGAGAGCGGCGGCGACGAAAGCTTCGAGCGGGACCTGCTGGAGTACCCGCAGTACACCCGCCCCGCCGACTGGAATGGGCGCGAGGTGCCGGCGGTGCTGCAATCCGGCGATCACGCGCGCATCGCGCGCTGGCGTCGGGAGCAGGCGGAAGAGATTACCCGGGCGCGTCGCCCGGACCTCTGGGCGCGCTACCAGGCGGCGCAGGAGGTGCCGGCGGCGCCCCGGCGTCAGCGTCGGAGCCCCCGGCGCGGCGACGAGACGGACTGATCCGGCGGCGCAGGCCGTCATCCACGGGCGGGCTTGTCCCGTCATTACAGACATGCCCTCGGGGGCGCGGCCCCCGAACGGCCGACAACAGCGGACGAGATCAAGAAGGACCGAGAGCCATGAGCGCGATCATCAAGGAACTCGAGCGGGAAGAAGTCGCGCGCCTGACCGAGGGCAAGAAGATCCCCGAGTTCGGCGCCGGCGACACGGTGCGCGTCAACGTCAAGGTCGTTGAGGGCAACCGCGAGCGCGTGCAGGCGTTCGACGGCATCTGCATCTCGCGCAAGGAAGGCGGCGTGAACAGCTCGTTCACGGTGCGCAAGGTTTCCTACGGCGAGGGTGTCGAACGGATTTTCCCGCTGTACTGCCCGCGCATCGACTCGATCGAGCTGCTGCGCCGCGGTGACGTCCGCCGGGCCAAGCTGTACTACCTGCGCGGCCTGCGCGGTAAGGCGGCCCGGATCCCGGAGAAGACCACCGGCGAGGCCGCGAAGAAGGCCGCTCAGGAGCGCGCCGAGGCCCAGGCCGCCAAGGGCGAGGGCAAGGCCAAGCGCAGCAACAAGAAGAACAAGCCGCAGGCCAGCAAGCAGCAGTAGGGGATTCCCGAAGCGCTTGCTGCACCTCCAGCTGCGCCCGTCTTCCAACACGAGAAGGGCGGGCTGTCCTCCAGGGCCAGCCAGGGCCTGGGAGTGCGTGAAGCTGTACGGCGTTCTGCCTGCGAACCTCGGCCCGGCCGCCGTGCGACGGTGTGCCGGGCCGGTTTGCGTCGGGCCGACAGGAAGATGATGCCGGTCGCCTGCATGCCGGCATGCGTGTGCTGGCGTTGTGAGCGCCGCTTGCGCGTCCTATCTTCTTGCAGGACCGGCCGTAGCAGACGACGCGACCGACGACGCAACGACGAGCAGACAAGAGCGAGACGACGATGAGCCAGCAGCAGCCCCGTACGCTGTTCGATAAACTGTGGGAAAGTCACGTCGTGGAGCGGCAGGACGATGGAACCTGCCTGCTCTATATCGACCGGCACCTCGTTCACGAGGTGACCAGCCCGCAGGCGTTCGAGGGGCTCCGTCTTGCTGGCCGTCCGGTGCGTCGGCCGGAGGCGACGCTCGCGGTCTGCGACCACAACGTGCCGACCAGCGACCGCGCCAAGGGCATCGCGGAAGAGGACAGCCGCATCCAGGTCGAGACGCTGGCGCAGAATTGCCGCGACTTCGGGGTCGAGATGTACGGCATGGACGACCCCCGTCAGGGGATCGTGCACATCATCGGGCCAGAGCAGGGCCTAACCCAGCCCGGCATGACGATCGTCTGCGGTGACAGCCACACCGCCACGCACGGGGCGTTCGGCGCGCTGGCGTTCGGCATCGGCACGTCCGAGGTTGAGCACGTTCTGGCGACCCAGACGCTGCTGATGAAGCCGGCCAAAAACATGCGGATCACGGTCGACGGCCCACGCCCGGCCGGCACCACGGCGAAGGACCTGATCCTCGCCATCATCGCCAAGATCGGCACGGCGGGCGGCACCGGCCACGTCATCGAGTACGCGGGCGAAGCGATCCGCGAGCTGTCGATGGAAGGCCGGATGACCATCTGCAACATGTCGATTGAGGCGGGCGCGCGCGCTGGCCTCATCGCCCCGGACGAGACCACCTTCGAGTACATCAAGGGCCGCACCTACGCCCCCAAAGGCGGGCAGTGGGAGCAGGCCGTTGAATACTGGAAGTCGCTACCCTCCGATGCGGGTGCGCAGTACGACACCGAGGTCGTGCTGGATGCCCGCGAGATCGCGCCGCAAGTCTCCTGGGGCACCAGTCCGCAGGACGTCGTGCCGATCGATGGCCGCGTGCCCGATCCGGCGCAGATCGCCGATGCGAGTCGCAAGCGCTCGATCGAGCGGGCGTTGGAGTACATGGACCTGAAACCGGGCACGCCGCTGATCGGCTTGCCGCTCGACAAGGTGTTCATCGGTTCCTGCACCAACGCCCGGATCGAGGACCTGCGCGAGGTCGCCAAGGTTGCCCAGGGCCGCAAGGTCGCCGACGGTCTGTATGCGATGATCGTGCCCGGCTCCGGGTTGGTGAAGGAGCAGGCCGAGGAAGAGGGCCTGGACGCCATCTTCAGGGAAGCCGGCTTCGACTGGCGCGAGCCCGGCTGCTCGATGTGCCTGGCGATGAACAGCGACCGGCTTTCGCCGGGCGAGCGTTGCGCCTCCACCTCGAACCGCAACTTCGAGGGCCGCCAGGGCCGCGGCGGCCGCACCCACCTGATGAGCCCCGCGATGGCCGCCGCCGCCGCGATCGAGGGCCGGATCACCGACATTCGGGATTACGCCTAGGGAGCCGCGCTGAGATGGATAAGTTTACGAGCCTCACGGGCGTTGCCGCGCCGGTCGACAGGGACAACGTCGACACGGACATGATCATCCCCAAGCAGTTCCTGAAGACGATCAAGCGCACGGGGCTGCGCGAGGGACTGTTCTACGAGTTGCGCTTCGACGCCGACGGCAACCCGACCGACTTCGTCCTCGACAGGCCGGCTTACAAGGACGCGAAGATCCTGATCGCGGGCGATAACTTCGGCTGCGGCTCCTCGCGCGAGCACGCGCCCTGGGCGATCCTGGACAGCGGCATCCGCTGCGTGATCGCCGAAAGCTTTGCCGACATCTTCTACAACAACTGCTTCAAGAACGGCATCCTGCCGGTCGCCTTGCCGAAGGATCAGGTGCGCGCCCTGATGGAGCAGGCCCACAACGGCGCCAACGCGACCTTCACGATTGACCTGGAGAACCAGCAGGTGAGCGCGCCTGATGGGTCGGTGTACGCCTTCGAGATCGAGCCGTTCCGTAAGCACTGCCTTTTGAACGGTTTGGACGATGTCGCGCTGACGCTGAAGAAGGCCGACGACATCGGCGATTACGAACGCCAGAAGGCTCAGCAGGCCCCGTGGATGTTCAAGGACGTCGCGGGGTAGGGCCACGCTTCGGACGCCTGGCGCGCTTGCCAAATGATCTGGCCGGCTTGAACCTCTCTGGGCTAGGGCGACAGGTAGGAGGCAGGCATGGCGAACACCAAGCTGAAGGGGCTTGCCAAGCAGGTGGTGGGCGATATTCAGCAGGCGTTGGGCAAGCTGACCGGCCGCAAGACCGCGGTTGCCAAGGGCAAGGCCAAGACTGCTGCCGGCACGACCCAGCAGACCGCTGGCAAGATTAAGAGCAAGGCGAAGAAGCTGGGGAAGTAGTGACCCTGCGAGGTTAACGTAAGATGGGGGGCCTCGCGATCGGTTTCCCCGTTACGGGTGTGCGGGCGCGTCCGCTTTAAAAGTCTCGTGCGCGGCCCGATCATGTGCAGGTCGAGTGGCCGCAGGCGGTGCAGATCTCGCAGCCTTCCTGCTGTACCACAGCCGCTTGGCCGCAGCGTGGACACTGCCGGGGCGGGGCGGCGCCGACGGCCTGACGCAATGCCTGCTGAGCCTTTTCGCCGGTGATGTTTTGCCGGTCCGGCAGGAAGCCGATGTCGATCATGTGCTGTTCGATCACCTCGCCGATCGCCGCGAGCAGCGAGGGCTTGTAGCTGCCGTGCAGCCAGGCGCCGCCGCGCGGGTCGAACACCGCCTTCAGTTCCTCGACCACGAACGAGACGTCGCCGCCGCGCCGGAATACCGCCGAGATCATCCGCGTCAGCGCCACCGTCCAGGCGTAGTGCTCCATGTTCTTGGAGTTGATGAAGATCTCGAAGGGACGCCGGCGGCCGTCCTGCACCACGTCGTTCAGCGTGATGTAGAGTGCGTGGTCGCTTTCCGGCCATTTCAGCTTGTAGGTGCGCCCCGGCAGGACCTCCGGCCGGTCGAGCGGCTGGGTCATGTAGACGATTGACGGGTCGCCGCCGTCCGCCGCCGCCGGCTGACGCGCCGGTGCGGGCTCGTCGGCCGCTGGCGCCGCACCGTGGTGCCCGTCCGCCGGGGTCTGCTGGGGGGCGGACGTTTCCAGTACCGCGCCGGTCACCGGATTCGGGCGGTAGGTGGTGCAGCCCTTGCAGCCCATGTCGTAGGCCTGCAGGTAGACGTCCTTGAACGCCTCGAAGGCGATTTCCTCGGGCAGGTTGATCGTCTTGGACACCGAGCTGTCGACGTATTTCTGCACCGCCGCCTGCATCACCAAGTGCGCCGAGGGCGACAGCGTCTGCGCGTCGACGAAGCTGGCCGGCAGGTCGGCGTCTTCGCCATGCATCTGCCGGTAGAGGCGCACGGCGTAGTCCTGGACCGTCTCGCGCGTCCGGCTGCCGTCCGGCGCCAGGAGGTTGCGGGTGTAGGCGAAGGAGAAGATCGGCTCCAGCCCGCTGGAGACGTTGTCGGCGAACAGCGAGATCGTGCCCGTGGGCGCGACCGAGGTGACCAGGGCGTTGCGCATGCCCTGGTCCGCGATCGCCCGGCGCACGTCGGCGTCCAGCCCGCGGATCGTTTCGCCGGCCAGGTAGCGGTCGGCATCGAACAGTGGAAAGGCGCCCTTCTCCTGTGCGAGCTCGGTGGAAGCAAGGTAGGCGTGGCGCTGCAGCGTCGCCATCCAGCTCTCGGTCGCACTGACGGCGTCCTGCGCGCCGTAGGTCAGGCCGACCATTGCCAGCGCATCCGCCAATCCGGTCACGCCCAGGCCGATGCGGCGCTTGTCCTGGGCCTCCCGGCGCTGCGTCTCCAGCGGAAAGCGGGAGATGTCGATCGCGTTGTCCAGCATCCGCACGGCCGTGTGCGTCAGGTCTGCCAGCGCGTCCGTGTCCAGCCGCGCCTGCGCGGTGAACGGTCGTTCCACCAGCCGGGCCAGGTTGATCGACCCCAGCAGGCACGCGCCGTAGGGCGGCAACGGTTGTTCGCCGCAGGGATTGGTAGAAGATATCGTTTCCGCATACCACATATTGTTTTTTTGGTTGATGCGGTCGATGAAGATCACGCCCGGTTCGGCGGCTTGGTAGGTCGCGCGCATGATCCGGTCCCACAGCCGGCGTGCCTTGAGCGTGCGGTAGGTCTCGCCCTGGAAGACCAGCGGCCAGTCGGCGTCCTCCCGGACCGCCTGCATGAAGGCGTCGGTCGCCAGCACCGAGACGTTGAACATGCGCAGGCGCCCGGGCTCCTGCTTGGCGTCGACGAACTCCTCGATGTCCGGGTGGTCGCAGCGCAGGCAGCCCATCATCGCGCCGCGCCGGGAGCCCGCGGACATGATCGTCCGGCACATGGCGTCCCAAACGTCCATGAACGAGACGGGGCCGCTGGCGTCGGAGCCGACGCCGCGCACCGGGGCCCCGCGCGGACGGATGGTGGAAAAGTCGTAGCCGATGCCGCCGCCCTGCTGCATCGTCAGCGCCGCTTCGCGCAGGTGGGAAAAGATGCCGTCCATCGTGTCCGGCACCGTCCCCATGACGAAGCAGTTGAACAGCGTGACGTCCCGCGCCGACCCGGCACCGGCGACGATCCGGCCGGCGGGCATGACCCGGAAGTCCTGCAGCGCGGCGTAGAAAGCGCGTGCCCAGTCGTCCTGCACGTCCGCCTGTTCGGCCTCGGCGAGCGCCTTGGCGACGCGCATCCAGCTATCTTCCACCGATTCATCCACAGGCGTGCCGTCAGCCTGCTTCAGGCGGTACTTCATGTCCCAGATACGCTGGGAAATCGGCGCCAGGTCGACCATCCAGCTCGCCTCCACGCCTGCGTGGGATCGGTGGCATTGCCGTCAAACACGCAGTTTCGTGCGGGTCTCGAAACTTTGAGCAGAGTTACCCGACGGCCAGGACGAGTCAAGTTGTGTTCTATAAACGTTCACGCAATGGCGTACTTCAAGAGCACGCTTCAAGGCGCTGAGTCGAACAAACTTTTCCCTGATTCCACAAAGTTATCCACAGGGCGCCATCGCCCGCGTGGATAAGGGGGCAAACCGTGTCGGCTGTCAGTGCACCCGGGGCGTGCGGTCGTCCTCCGCGCGCAAACGCTCGCTCGCCGCTTCCAGATCGTCGCCCAGGCGCTGCATGAACGCCTTGCGGTCCATTCCAGGTGGGATCGGCGGCTGGAATTCCAGGCGGATCGTACCGGGCACCTTACGGAAGGCCCGGCGTCCCCAATGCCGGCCGCTGGTCAGCGCCACCGGGACGACTGGCAGCTTGAGCTCGCGGTACAGGGCGGCCACGCCGGGGTGGTAGGGCTTGCTGTCGCCGGGCGCCACACGCGTGCCTTCGGGGAAGATGATCAGCCGGCGCCCGGTCGCCGTGATCTGCTTGCTTTCGGCGACCATCTTGCGCAGCGTTTTGGCACCGCCGGCACGATCGATCGCCACGATCCCGTAACGCTGCAGGTACCAGCCGAAGAAGGGCAGGAACAGCAACTCCCGTTTCAGGACGAAACTGGGGTCGTCCAGGATCAGGTTGAAGATCAGGGTGTCCCATGCCGATTGGTGCTTGGAGGCGATCAGGCATGGGCCATCCGGCAAGTTTTCCCGCCCGCGGATCTGGTAATCGATGCCGGCGACCCAGCGCAGCAGCAGCATCACCCCGCGGATCCAGAAGCGCCCGGCCACGATGATCCACCGCCGTGGGACGCCTGGGATCAGCAACACCAGCCCGGGCACATGGATGCTCACCGTCCAGACCCAGAAGGCGACGTTGAACGCGAGCGAGCGCAGCAGGATCATATAGCGGGGTCCGGGCAATCGGGGCGGGGATCGACGTTCAGCCAGGCCCCACCTAGCCGTTGACGCCTGCGGCCTGCAAGGGTCCGACGATCAAGGCGCGGACCCGGGCGACCAGATACTTGCCGTATTCGTCGATCAGCAGGTGCGCGCTGCCGGGCCAGCGCCACCATTCGTCCTGTTTGACGTGTTCCGGGAAGACCGGATGCGGCACAATCTCGACCTGCGGCATGCGCCGGCGGAATTCCAGCAAACTGCGCGGCATGTGGTAGGCGGCCGTGACCAGCCGGACGGATTGGAAGTTCTGACTCTGCACCCAATGCGCGCTTTCCACCGCGTTGCCGGCCGTCGTCTCCGCCTCATAGCCCAGCGTCACGCAGCAGGTGAGCCAGCGCGGCGCCTGTTGCGAGACGCGCAGCAGTTCGCTCACGTCGACGCCCTTGTAGACACCGGAGACGAACAGCTTGCTCGCCCGGCCGCGTTCCAGCAGGCGCAGCCCGGTACTGACCCGGTCGCTGCCGCCGGTCAGCACGACGATCGCATCCGTTCGGCGCATCGGCTCGGCAACCTTGTCGGGTAGGTTGGTGACGAACCCGAGGAACC
This genomic window contains:
- the ffh gene encoding signal recognition particle protein, with translation MFDNLQERLGKVFEGLTKRGALTEEDVDAALREVRVALLEADVALPVVKQFIADVRERAVGQEVLRSVTPGQQVVKVVNDRLVEMLGGEQSEITLKTEPPTPIMLVGLQGSGKTTTTGKLAKRLKEKQKKRVLMASLDVQRPAAQDQLKQLGWQVGVDTLDNVPGEPPKAIAKRALQQATLGGYDVVLLDTAGRLAIDDELMREVAEIRDAAQPTESLLVCDAMTGQDAVTTAERFRDEVGLTGVVLTRVDGDARGGAALSMRQVTGKPIKLIGTGEKLEELEPFYPDRIANRILGMGDVVSLVEKAQESIEEEDAQKLEKKLQKGRFDLDDMAQQYKQLQKMGGMSQLMNMMPGMGKMGKQLQNAKFDEKALNRQLAIISSMTKDERKRPELIKASRKQRIAKGSGMTVQDVNKLLKQHAEAQKMMKRVKKMGKKGLQRHGMPGMDQLGGGGGGMPPGGFPGGRR
- the rpsP gene encoding 30S ribosomal protein S16, with the protein product MALAIRLQRGGAKKRPHFRIVVADNRSPRDGRFIETLGYYNPMVAPDHPDRQKVKTERAKYWIDQGAKPSDRVHRILSQAQVVPAFEVPKNQTKKNKPKAKAQERMEEERKRQEEAAKQAAEPADEGESAS
- the rimM gene encoding ribosome maturation factor RimM (Essential for efficient processing of 16S rRNA), which encodes MAKRAQDDQRLCLGVVVGTHGVRGVVKIKPFTENPLDVGAYGPLSDESGQRSYQLTVHGVHKGSLLAGLSGVDNREAAQALKGLRLHVDRSALPAIDEEDAFYYADLLGLRVEGADGTAYGTVTHVDDHGAGDVIEVTDARGKIRVWPFTKEVVPTVDLANGRLLVDPPSEVGEPEQGEAAEIGPDDLETGGNTG
- the trmD gene encoding tRNA (guanosine(37)-N1)-methyltransferase TrmD → MSAPQQNGEAAQEAGAPWTATVLTLFPEVFPGPLGVSLAGKALQRDLWRLDARNIRDHALDKHRSVDDTPFGGGAGMVMRPDVVDRALADVADRPGPVVNLSPRGRPLDQAVVRDLASEPGITLLCGRYEGIDERVLEARGVQEVSVGDFVLSGGEVAALVVLDAVVRLLPGVMGNVESGGDESFERDLLEYPQYTRPADWNGREVPAVLQSGDHARIARWRREQAEEITRARRPDLWARYQAAQEVPAAPRRQRRSPRRGDETD
- the rplS gene encoding 50S ribosomal protein L19, with the protein product MSAIIKELEREEVARLTEGKKIPEFGAGDTVRVNVKVVEGNRERVQAFDGICISRKEGGVNSSFTVRKVSYGEGVERIFPLYCPRIDSIELLRRGDVRRAKLYYLRGLRGKAARIPEKTTGEAAKKAAQERAEAQAAKGEGKAKRSNKKNKPQASKQQ
- the leuC gene encoding 3-isopropylmalate dehydratase large subunit, which translates into the protein MSQQQPRTLFDKLWESHVVERQDDGTCLLYIDRHLVHEVTSPQAFEGLRLAGRPVRRPEATLAVCDHNVPTSDRAKGIAEEDSRIQVETLAQNCRDFGVEMYGMDDPRQGIVHIIGPEQGLTQPGMTIVCGDSHTATHGAFGALAFGIGTSEVEHVLATQTLLMKPAKNMRITVDGPRPAGTTAKDLILAIIAKIGTAGGTGHVIEYAGEAIRELSMEGRMTICNMSIEAGARAGLIAPDETTFEYIKGRTYAPKGGQWEQAVEYWKSLPSDAGAQYDTEVVLDAREIAPQVSWGTSPQDVVPIDGRVPDPAQIADASRKRSIERALEYMDLKPGTPLIGLPLDKVFIGSCTNARIEDLREVAKVAQGRKVADGLYAMIVPGSGLVKEQAEEEGLDAIFREAGFDWREPGCSMCLAMNSDRLSPGERCASTSNRNFEGRQGRGGRTHLMSPAMAAAAAIEGRITDIRDYA
- the leuD gene encoding 3-isopropylmalate dehydratase small subunit, encoding MDKFTSLTGVAAPVDRDNVDTDMIIPKQFLKTIKRTGLREGLFYELRFDADGNPTDFVLDRPAYKDAKILIAGDNFGCGSSREHAPWAILDSGIRCVIAESFADIFYNNCFKNGILPVALPKDQVRALMEQAHNGANATFTIDLENQQVSAPDGSVYAFEIEPFRKHCLLNGLDDVALTLKKADDIGDYERQKAQQAPWMFKDVAG
- a CDS encoding CsbD family protein translates to MANTKLKGLAKQVVGDIQQALGKLTGRKTAVAKGKAKTAAGTTQQTAGKIKSKAKKLGK
- a CDS encoding adenosylcobalamin-dependent ribonucleoside-diphosphate reductase, translated to MVDLAPISQRIWDMKYRLKQADGTPVDESVEDSWMRVAKALAEAEQADVQDDWARAFYAALQDFRVMPAGRIVAGAGSARDVTLFNCFVMGTVPDTMDGIFSHLREAALTMQQGGGIGYDFSTIRPRGAPVRGVGSDASGPVSFMDVWDAMCRTIMSAGSRRGAMMGCLRCDHPDIEEFVDAKQEPGRLRMFNVSVLATDAFMQAVREDADWPLVFQGETYRTLKARRLWDRIMRATYQAAEPGVIFIDRINQKNNMWYAETISSTNPCGEQPLPPYGACLLGSINLARLVERPFTAQARLDTDALADLTHTAVRMLDNAIDISRFPLETQRREAQDKRRIGLGVTGLADALAMVGLTYGAQDAVSATESWMATLQRHAYLASTELAQEKGAFPLFDADRYLAGETIRGLDADVRRAIADQGMRNALVTSVAPTGTISLFADNVSSGLEPIFSFAYTRNLLAPDGSRTRETVQDYAVRLYRQMHGEDADLPASFVDAQTLSPSAHLVMQAAVQKYVDSSVSKTINLPEEIAFEAFKDVYLQAYDMGCKGCTTYRPNPVTGAVLETSAPQQTPADGHHGAAPAADEPAPARQPAAADGGDPSIVYMTQPLDRPEVLPGRTYKLKWPESDHALYITLNDVVQDGRRRPFEIFINSKNMEHYAWTVALTRMISAVFRRGGDVSFVVEELKAVFDPRGGAWLHGSYKPSLLAAIGEVIEQHMIDIGFLPDRQNITGEKAQQALRQAVGAAPPRQCPRCGQAAVVQQEGCEICTACGHSTCT
- a CDS encoding lysophospholipid acyltransferase family protein; translated protein: MILLRSLAFNVAFWVWTVSIHVPGLVLLIPGVPRRWIIVAGRFWIRGVMLLLRWVAGIDYQIRGRENLPDGPCLIASKHQSAWDTLIFNLILDDPSFVLKRELLFLPFFGWYLQRYGIVAIDRAGGAKTLRKMVAESKQITATGRRLIIFPEGTRVAPGDSKPYHPGVAALYRELKLPVVPVALTSGRHWGRRAFRKVPGTIRLEFQPPIPPGMDRKAFMQRLGDDLEAASERLRAEDDRTPRVH
- a CDS encoding YdcF family protein produces the protein MAGTLDDEQHQEGPESLPRRMPRGRRRLLLTVALSASVLLGALVLGFLGFVTNLPDKVAEPMRRTDAIVVLTGGSDRVSTGLRLLERGRASKLFVSGVYKGVDVSELLRVSQQAPRWLTCCVTLGYEAETTAGNAVESAHWVQSQNFQSVRLVTAAYHMPRSLLEFRRRMPQVEIVPHPVFPEHVKQDEWWRWPGSAHLLIDEYGKYLVARVRALIVGPLQAAGVNG